From Etheostoma spectabile isolate EspeVRDwgs_2016 chromosome 8, UIUC_Espe_1.0, whole genome shotgun sequence, a single genomic window includes:
- the LOC116694755 gene encoding P2Y purinoceptor 3, protein TSVPINVQPSEEAFCDLDTHQGLPVVQLYVLPSFFLTVLILGLPLNLLSLWVFLHRLRRWTRSTVFLFNLTLADTLWLLALPYLIYYHLDHLYWKLGLPLCMGVRLFYHNYFYLSIFFVTCISVDRYLAIVHPLRSLVLLGRRQTCMVCVAVWVATLMLSIPVATMTLIQTCPRSNRTVCTLYILLSETGESLPFSICCSTIGFLFPLLSICYCGLRSVRELRHRPCRPDPHNRQRRLRRALSAALVFFALFYLPYHLSRNAAIVMRAVYPGSPASWQHADLAFALEMCFCSLISCVNPLFGCFMGRQFRKEFHGIFAVMFSQCPGTQVASMISKRTRMTVRKRQGMSTVAPVCALPAPGS, encoded by the coding sequence ACCTCTGTGCCCATTAATGTCCAGCCTTCTGAGGAAGCCTTCTGCGACCTGGACACACACCAAGGTTTACCGGTGGTCCAGCTCTACGTGTTGCCGTCCTTCTTCCTGACGGTGCTGATCCTCGGGCTTCCCCTCAACCTGCTCTCCCTCTGGGTTTTCCTCCACCGCCTGCGGCGCTGGACCCGCAGCACGgtgttcctcttcaacctgaCCCTGGCTGACACCTTGTGGCTGCTGGCCTTGCCTTACCTCATCTACTACCACCTGGACCATCTGTACTGGAAGCTGGGGCTGCCACTTTGCATGGGTGTGAGGTTGTTCTACCACAACTACTTCTACCTCAGCATCTTCTTCGTCACCTGCATCAGTGTGGACCGATACCTGGCCATTGTGCACCCGCTGCGCTCTTTGGTGCTGCTGGGCCGAAGGCAGACCTGCATGGTGTGTGTGGCGGTCTGGGTGGCCACTCTGATGCTCAGCATACCTGTTGCCACTATGACTCTGATCCAGACTTGTCCTAGGAGCAACCGCACCGTCTGTACCCTGTACATACTGCTGAGTGAGACCGGGGAGAGCCTCCCCTTTTCCATTTGTTGTTCCACCATCGGCTTCCTTTTCCCGCTGCTCTCCATCTGCTACTGTGGCCTGCGCAGCGTCAGAGAGCTGCGCCACCGGCCCTGCCGCCCCGACCCGCACAACAGGCAACGGCGGCTGCGGCGGGCGCTGAGCGCAGCGCTGgttttctttgctttgttttacCTGCCTTACCACCTGAGCCGCAACGCGGCCATTGTGATGCGGGCAGTCTACCCTGGCAGCCCCGCCTCCTGGCAGCATGCAGACCTGGCCTTTGCCTTGGAGATGTGCTTCTGTAGCCTTATCTCCTGCGTGAACCCTCTGTTCGGCTGCTTCATGGGCCGCCAGTTCAGAAAGGAGTTTCACGGCATTTTTGCTGTCATGTTTTCCCAGTGTCCAGGCACGCAGGTGGCCTCAATGATATCTAAGCGGACCAGGATGACGGTGAGGAAAAGGCAGGGGATGTCTACTGTCGCACCTGTGTGCGCACTGCCTGCACCTGGATCTTAA